tttattttgttttttttgataatattttgtttattgtgGCGTGACGTAGATTTGGAAGATGAAGATGACGATTATAATGACATTTGATATTTCATCTATTACATTTTCAAGgacttttgattttattttgatttttttgataatattttgtttattgcGCTTTTTTCCGTTAAGCGTGCGCTTCGCTTTGCGCTTCGCGCTTGAAGCCCCAAGACACTTGAGCGCTTTTTTGCGCCTCGCGCTTTTGACAACTATGGTACGCATATAAATTTTCTTGGCCGTCGCCAATTTCAATTTGTACACGCTACTTCTTTTAAcatgtgtcatatttcttacaCTTTATTCTTGCTTAACATGATTCAATTTTACAGTGGGTTTTCATTAGGCTATTGATATCTGAATTATAACTTTGTCTGCATAGGCAGCATCATTTTATcctgaaaatttaagttttttgtgaTTCATGAATCATGAATGCAATTCTCAATGCTGCTAATTTTGCAGGCGCTAATTTGAAATCTGGCGTGAACTGAGCATTTTGCCACAATGCATACCAGTCATTTATTAAGCTAATCCATAGGAAGAGACTCTGCTCATGGCAGTATGTGCAATTATTCCATCCATTGCCAAGCTACAAgcttatgaattttttttaaaagagccGTTATTGCTGACAAAAACTTCTCATGTGCCAACTCAAAGGTTTCTTTTACATATTCAGTTTGTTCAGTATCCTCCtaatatgcataaaatcttTGTCATCACTTGGATCGACTTTTTTTCGCTGAAGTCATTCTGCTGAAATAAGTGTAATTGTGTTGTAGTCAACCaatagattttttttccatttgctATAAAACATCAGTCTTTTCAGTTTAACTTCGATTATATTTCTTCTCATGTATGTATTTGTGCTTGTTTGAAAATGTTGTGCTGTCATGGGAAAACTTGGATTAGATGTATATGtaggattttttattttaaattctcaaGCGTATTTAACTATGAGCTATATATTCATTAAATGATGTTTTACATTTGTATCGATTCTTGATAATTTATAGGAATATTTATTGTACGAGTTGTAAAGTTGAGCAATTATCTCTGTGGAAGGCCCACGACCTCATTGCTCCATGCTTAAGCATGTCAAATGGAATTCCAAATCCCAAGACTCTTAATTTGCTTGGGTGCCCTGGTGAGTGCTGATGGTGCTAATTCTTCTGACTGGGTTCCTGTTGCGGACCAGGTCCTCCTGTTGGAGAGTATGATCCTTACGTTTATTGCTGGAGCAATTCCTAGTGAAAAGTACTTGAATAATAATGCGACAAGCAGATACCAGGATGATGTCGTCCCTGAAAGCTCTTCTTCCTTGGGTGGGTAAGGAAGGTTAACTATCGAAATCTCATCACGGTTTATATCTTTTGTGTGTAAGATTCTGCTTAGATATTAATAGGGTTCTGTTATATTCCGTTTTATGATTTGGTTTATTTGATTGCAGTGAAATGACCAATGATAATAAGGTTTACTTGCAGTTTGCGTGGGATGTTGTGAAAGGCAAGCTTATGGATTCCTTATCTGCTATTGATGTTGAGGTAGATTTAAGAGAAACACTTTCAGAATTTGAAGGAGACAATACAAAACGGCAGTCTAGTTTGTGTCCTGTTGCTGTGGGTCCCAGAATAAGATTGCTATGGACATCATTTCAGTGGTTCAACAAAGAGGCAGGCACTTTATTCTTGTTGTCGTGTACTTGCATTCCTTGTTTGTGTTGTTAGGAATTGCAAACCTTTTTTAAAAGGATTTTGGTTAAGGGGAAGAAGTTTTCCTTGGATTTTTCTTAGTACCTGCACAGACCAAAGACGCTAGTAATTTTTCACTTTTTCCCCCTTCGATATTTAATCTTCTGGTTTGAACAGAGGGTTAATAAATCTCTTCTTTAGGTGTCAAATATTTCTGCAAACTGTGTCTCAAAGTCAACCGAGGACTTTTCCTCTGTCTTTGCTGAAATTATTCTGAATTGCAGCCATAATCTATGTAAAGCATGGCTGGAAGATGAACTTCGACTGGTGTCCCGAAAACCTGACAAGGTTTGTTACCTCATGATTATAATTGGTACACATAATTGCTGCAATTAGCTTTCTAAATTCCTTCGATAAGCGTAAATATTATTTCGTTTCCTCCACTATTAGGAACTTCCTTCTTTGGTGGTCAATAAATTTGGTGCCTATGACAGTCTAATTCAAATTACAGAAAGTCTGGCAAGGAGGATTTATATGTGGAATTGACATATGCCCTTAAATTTGGGTCTTCCAGGTAATAAAATAgtgtttgaaatattttgaaggTTGAAAATGTTTCTTTGCAAACCGGTTATTTAATTTGAAAGCATTGATGGGCATTTATTTTAGTTCCCCCTGTTGCCTTTTTGAAATGAGAATCTTCTTTATTTCCTTTATTATCTCCTTTCACACAGAAGTATGATTGTTAATAGAAAATAACTTCAGGATAGCTTTTGTATCTTCCATTGCCACGTAGAAACATGGCCTGGGTGGCTGTATGGGTTCCTGATTTCCTAAGATTTGTTTTGATAAACTTCTTCATGTGTGtctctattaatttttttgttaagttACCCTGCCTTTTGCATGTTGTTTATCGaaatctttattttcttttgttctttTGGGAGCTAATATTTTTCGTTTTAATTTGATGTTAGAGTGAATCAGATACGGCACCTTGGGATCTGCCTTTTATCGTTTCTTGGGTCCTCACAACTATTTAATGGTTGTAAACACTC
This sequence is a window from Primulina huaijiensis isolate GDHJ02 unplaced genomic scaffold, ASM1229523v2 scaffold29623, whole genome shotgun sequence. Protein-coding genes within it:
- the LOC140967918 gene encoding uncharacterized protein gives rise to the protein MEFQIPRLLICLGALVSADGANSSDWVPVADQVLLLESMILTFIAGAIPSEKYLNNNATSRYQDDVVPESSSSLGGEMTNDNKVYLQFAWDVVKGKLMDSLSAIDVEVDLRETLSEFEGDNTKRQSSLCPVAVGPRIRLLWTSFQWFNKEVSNISANCVSKSTEDFSSVFAEIILNCSHNLCKAWLEDELRLVSRKPDKELPSLVVNKFGAYDSLIQITESLARRIYMWN